A single region of the Marinobacter nanhaiticus D15-8W genome encodes:
- a CDS encoding glutathione S-transferase family protein, giving the protein MKLIGSTTSPYVRRIRLLLGDDDYEFVNLDIYGKDRDELRRSNPALKIPMIQDGDQDVYDSRVISRYIASKRGDAPLDWDQENQLTLIDAVNDSCVTLVLSKKSGIDVDQDITFYNLQRERIMMSLRTLAAMVDGGEFAEWDYPSICLYSLVDWLQFRDVVDFPGVESLVQFRDSNKDRPKVAETDPRQ; this is encoded by the coding sequence ATGAAGCTGATTGGCTCCACGACTTCCCCCTATGTCCGTCGCATTCGTTTACTGCTTGGCGACGACGACTACGAATTCGTAAACCTGGACATCTACGGTAAGGATCGCGACGAACTGCGCCGCAGCAATCCCGCCCTGAAGATACCGATGATCCAGGACGGCGACCAGGATGTTTACGACTCCCGGGTGATTTCCCGCTATATCGCTAGCAAGCGGGGCGACGCGCCGCTGGATTGGGATCAGGAAAACCAGCTGACCCTGATCGACGCGGTCAATGATTCCTGTGTGACCCTGGTGCTGTCAAAGAAGTCGGGCATCGACGTGGATCAGGACATCACCTTCTATAACCTCCAGCGCGAGCGCATCATGATGTCCCTGCGTACCCTGGCGGCCATGGTGGACGGTGGCGAGTTCGCCGAGTGGGATTATCCCTCTATCTGCCTCTACAGCCTGGTGGATTGGCTGCAGTTCCGGGATGTGGTGGATTTTCCCGGCGTGGAGAGCCTGGTGCAGTTCAGGGATAGCAACAAGGATCGGCCAAAGGTGGCGGAGACGGATCCGCGGCAGTGA
- a CDS encoding bifunctional glycoside hydrolase 114/ polysaccharide deacetylase family protein: MGYRSPHWVILTLLLFFASHSAGALRNIGFYYGSEAPVNALMAYDWLVLQPPQVSASRLATLHDAGVETLAYVSIGEIARSHRYFRDAPSAGLMAENPAWESRVLDLRREDIRRFLLDRLIEPAFGAGFQGVFLDTLDSYQLTEAGRTDPDAFLAAQAQLIQTIRERHPNARIVINRGFELPESTLSVVDALAFESYRAGFDPARKRYRQVPETDRQWLDQQLEHWRQQHSDKPLIAIDYVERADTAEAVARQLRADGFIPYVSNPELTRLGPTQPARVKREILVFHDAPGLMSQSSAHRYAAVPLEELGYVPVYRHVDDPLPDEPVNDRYAGLLVWWEVGARASKLCRWLAQQQDKGVAVVVMGLLPSDRACQTLTRAPALAVPTPPLSTSEMRPSVTQFEGRRLPITSEAALPQPEQGNFWLTVTDNGGNRFHPVYTHAAGGVALAPYLFEPGPDDQQYWLFNPMAFLDEALAHQEFPAIDVTTESGRRIVTSHIDGDGFVSRAEMAGAPLAAKVVMDEILKPYPLPHTVSVIEAETSPEGIYPKTSAEAENLARQIFRLDNVEGASHTFSHPFFWQIIGEDSSKKLPVFAEYGYALSVPDYTPVLDREIAGSVRYIDRKLMPPGKSVEVFLWSGDALPTEAALRKVREAGLANVNGGDTHPLPFDSELAGVWPIARPVGDELQIYAPVMNENVYTNLWQGPYYGFRAVVDTFKLLEERGRLKPISIYYHFYSGSKPAALNALRTVYDYAVSQPTTPLYLSEYAQRGRTAYRSALLQDGTGRYSWRGVGQPHTVRVDPQSQYPDLENSQGVAGYIDAAGKRFVHLAGDQPALALTGTAPQGPYLREANAVITRWTRRLENGRWRIELGFAGHQPVAFALVGTTNCRSLAGPKPRFKVETGSVKVELAAQRVDSMVLECR; the protein is encoded by the coding sequence ATGGGATATCGATCGCCTCACTGGGTCATCCTGACATTGCTGCTTTTTTTCGCCAGTCACTCTGCCGGAGCACTGCGAAATATCGGCTTCTATTACGGTAGCGAAGCGCCGGTCAACGCCCTGATGGCCTATGACTGGCTGGTCCTGCAGCCACCACAGGTCAGTGCATCGCGGCTGGCCACGCTGCACGATGCCGGCGTCGAAACCCTAGCCTACGTCAGTATCGGTGAAATTGCGCGCAGTCACCGGTATTTCCGGGACGCTCCGAGCGCAGGACTGATGGCGGAAAACCCGGCCTGGGAAAGCCGAGTACTGGATCTGCGCCGGGAGGACATCCGCCGCTTTCTGCTGGATCGATTGATCGAGCCAGCCTTCGGCGCCGGCTTCCAAGGCGTTTTCCTGGATACTCTGGACAGCTATCAGTTGACCGAAGCCGGGCGAACGGACCCGGACGCCTTCCTCGCCGCACAGGCACAGTTGATCCAGACCATACGCGAACGCCACCCTAACGCGCGGATCGTCATCAACCGCGGGTTCGAACTCCCTGAGAGCACCCTTTCGGTTGTCGACGCTCTGGCCTTCGAGTCCTACCGCGCCGGTTTCGATCCAGCCCGCAAGCGCTATCGCCAGGTACCGGAAACGGACCGCCAATGGCTCGACCAGCAGCTCGAGCACTGGCGCCAGCAACATTCCGACAAGCCCCTGATTGCCATTGACTATGTCGAACGGGCAGACACGGCGGAGGCAGTGGCCCGCCAGCTCCGGGCCGACGGCTTTATTCCCTACGTCAGTAACCCGGAGCTGACCCGACTAGGCCCGACCCAGCCGGCACGGGTCAAGCGCGAAATCCTCGTCTTCCACGATGCACCGGGTCTGATGAGTCAGAGCTCCGCCCATCGCTACGCGGCGGTTCCGCTGGAGGAACTCGGGTACGTGCCGGTCTATCGCCACGTGGATGACCCTCTACCTGACGAACCCGTCAACGACCGCTATGCGGGCCTTCTGGTCTGGTGGGAAGTCGGCGCCCGCGCCTCGAAACTGTGCCGCTGGCTGGCACAGCAGCAGGATAAGGGCGTGGCTGTGGTCGTCATGGGCCTATTGCCTTCTGACCGCGCCTGCCAGACGCTCACCCGGGCCCCCGCCCTGGCCGTGCCAACGCCGCCGTTGAGCACCAGCGAGATGCGCCCGTCCGTCACCCAGTTCGAAGGCCGTCGCCTGCCGATAACGTCCGAAGCCGCGCTACCGCAACCTGAGCAAGGAAATTTCTGGCTGACGGTAACCGACAACGGCGGAAATCGCTTTCACCCGGTCTATACCCATGCCGCGGGTGGTGTGGCACTGGCGCCCTACCTGTTCGAGCCCGGCCCGGACGACCAGCAGTACTGGCTGTTCAACCCCATGGCGTTCCTGGACGAAGCGTTGGCGCACCAGGAGTTTCCCGCCATCGACGTCACTACCGAGTCCGGCCGCCGTATCGTGACGTCCCATATCGACGGCGACGGCTTCGTGTCCCGGGCCGAGATGGCCGGGGCGCCGCTGGCTGCAAAGGTCGTCATGGACGAGATCCTCAAGCCCTATCCGCTGCCCCACACCGTATCGGTTATCGAAGCGGAAACCTCACCGGAAGGTATCTATCCCAAGACCAGCGCCGAGGCCGAAAACCTGGCGCGGCAGATTTTCCGGTTGGACAACGTGGAAGGCGCCTCCCACACCTTCAGTCATCCTTTCTTCTGGCAGATCATCGGTGAAGACAGCAGCAAGAAACTGCCGGTCTTCGCCGAGTACGGCTACGCCTTGAGTGTGCCCGACTACACGCCCGTACTGGACAGGGAAATCGCCGGCTCGGTGCGTTATATCGATCGGAAACTCATGCCGCCGGGCAAGTCGGTCGAGGTGTTCCTCTGGTCCGGGGATGCCCTGCCTACGGAAGCCGCCCTACGCAAGGTCCGGGAAGCGGGACTGGCCAACGTCAATGGCGGCGACACCCATCCCCTGCCCTTCGACTCGGAACTGGCGGGCGTCTGGCCTATCGCCCGGCCCGTAGGAGACGAGCTGCAGATCTACGCGCCGGTCATGAACGAGAACGTCTACACCAATCTCTGGCAGGGTCCCTACTACGGTTTCCGCGCGGTGGTGGATACCTTCAAGCTGCTGGAAGAGCGTGGCCGGCTCAAACCCATCAGCATCTACTATCATTTCTATTCCGGCTCCAAACCGGCGGCGCTCAACGCCCTGCGAACTGTCTACGACTACGCCGTTAGCCAACCCACGACCCCCCTCTACCTGAGCGAGTACGCGCAACGTGGCCGCACGGCCTATCGTTCCGCGCTGCTGCAGGACGGTACCGGACGCTATAGCTGGCGCGGCGTAGGCCAGCCCCACACCGTGCGGGTCGATCCACAAAGCCAGTATCCGGACCTGGAGAACAGCCAGGGTGTGGCCGGCTACATCGATGCCGCCGGCAAACGTTTCGTCCACCTTGCCGGCGATCAGCCAGCGCTGGCCCTGACCGGGACAGCGCCCCAGGGCCCCTACCTGCGCGAGGCCAATGCGGTCATTACCCGCTGGACGCGTCGCCTGGAAAACGGGCGCTGGCGGATCGAACTTGGGTTTGCCGGGCACCAGCCTGTGGCGTTCGCCCTGGTCGGCACTACGAACTGTCGCTCGCTGGCTGGCCCGAAGCCTCGGTTCAAGGTCGAGACGGGCTCGGTGAAGGTAGAGCTGGCAGCGCAACGCGTGGACTCAATGGTCCTGGAGTGTCGATAG
- a CDS encoding tetratricopeptide repeat protein: MARKREKFFNLPSLLVIGVLVSLALYILFPRQAAFEDINYLENPDALSIAYLRVLVRADPDNAALRINLARMLRRTSQPQAALQALEPLLGQEDVPSLAMEEYLKLLEQRVHAATSDEARDEARRTLFAQAIKVPGQAYSFDRQISLLGPLLDALRPTQSDHVLQMLQGEAEQPRQKLALARQLATLREAQGAPAQAAEALEAQLPLASDKQLGELVDEVLRLELASGHPAKALDTFRKYIADQEMTEAELEQGIRLSRFAGAPDDGRRWLGRLAAKRPDDLKLQRELLTSQLANNRVDQALTTIRRLQRHPGQLSREDHQRIAQVLEWNNRPEEALPVWLELYRETDDALAFERARALAQALFDTQATETLLRLSEQRGQLSPADYETLANTRIRDGRTDDALAVLERGLQQHPDSERLQTRQLDLLLNTRDFQGAIDVLEARERLSGGQQLELANLYWRTRRPEQAFERLDFDAEDPAIDAERRALRLRLGTYLGRVDQIRADYQALMADVDNASPELQEQLLSLAVVFEDFATASRLSTLRYETTGVPRYLAYRAEYQAAMENWAALEDTLDQWLAVEPTTERSPRYWMLRALAHHQQGEIIAANQAYRRAYRLQPEDRDVLTGWAWLQMSDVDQFRDTLPHLLAHLSQEPDTETYPVLAYGYSALGEAWQARQWFLRGLPRHRDEPDWIWSTANILEQTGNPSAAMALLAELDPQDFSNPDTRAAVYRSRGLDRQARQLLLRPITADADNPAQLRRALGNQAQTDDNALLAETWYARSGLTDASPLYATPESREEQATRLNRQLDTLESPQTGEAARQRLRDTVYLHQQFPRSIQLGSDWQDLGNFRVHRASANGLYAVEHFTLEGELRSLDASGSGRLLQKPEHATEAGVAITIPGNGLDVTVGAEQLARPDGYDTAWQLETRWQPADRWSVSLGLGRNERAPDSAESWWLVGRDREYLGASYSPWSRLSLYAEVAALHHHSEDGDNLGDGHSASLTSSYTLWREDPAFTLSAGYQRQSLDLTTQLPASVQADLDTPLEPASLLTEDYERLGIAARWNHGEPHARYRTAPSPRAFLEIGGGYVLSTETPEIGIGAGVGWTLFGDDELALSGRWTSEGLDGSGRADLNLTYTIFPGR, from the coding sequence ATGGCGCGCAAACGGGAGAAGTTCTTCAACCTGCCCTCGTTGCTGGTCATTGGCGTACTGGTGAGCCTGGCGCTGTACATCCTGTTCCCGCGTCAGGCAGCCTTTGAAGATATCAACTATCTGGAGAATCCCGATGCCCTCTCCATTGCCTACCTGCGCGTGCTGGTGCGTGCCGATCCGGACAATGCCGCGTTGCGCATCAACCTCGCCCGCATGCTTCGCCGCACTAGCCAGCCGCAGGCGGCCTTGCAAGCCCTGGAGCCGCTGCTTGGTCAGGAGGACGTTCCCTCACTGGCCATGGAGGAGTACCTGAAGCTGCTGGAACAACGCGTCCACGCCGCCACTTCTGACGAAGCCCGGGACGAGGCTCGGCGTACATTGTTCGCCCAGGCCATCAAGGTGCCTGGGCAGGCCTACAGCTTCGACCGCCAAATATCGCTGCTGGGTCCCCTGCTGGATGCCCTGCGTCCGACACAATCCGACCATGTCCTGCAGATGTTGCAGGGCGAAGCCGAACAGCCACGCCAGAAGCTGGCCCTGGCCCGGCAGTTGGCCACCCTTCGCGAAGCCCAGGGTGCGCCGGCCCAGGCAGCCGAGGCCCTTGAAGCGCAGCTTCCGCTTGCCTCCGACAAACAACTCGGTGAACTGGTGGATGAGGTCTTGCGCCTGGAACTGGCCAGCGGTCATCCGGCCAAGGCCCTCGACACCTTCCGCAAGTACATCGCCGACCAGGAGATGACCGAGGCTGAGCTGGAACAGGGCATCCGTCTATCCCGATTCGCCGGTGCACCGGATGACGGCCGCCGCTGGCTCGGGCGACTGGCGGCAAAACGCCCGGACGATCTCAAACTGCAGCGCGAACTCCTGACCTCACAACTTGCCAACAATAGGGTAGACCAGGCGTTGACCACGATTCGCCGACTCCAGCGACATCCCGGACAGCTTAGCCGGGAGGACCACCAGCGCATCGCCCAGGTACTGGAATGGAACAACCGGCCGGAGGAGGCCCTGCCGGTCTGGCTGGAGCTCTACCGCGAAACCGATGATGCGCTCGCTTTCGAGCGTGCCCGCGCCCTGGCCCAAGCGCTGTTCGACACCCAGGCGACGGAAACCCTGCTGCGCCTATCCGAACAGCGCGGCCAGCTGAGCCCTGCGGATTATGAAACCCTGGCCAATACCCGTATTCGGGATGGCCGCACTGACGACGCCCTGGCAGTCCTGGAACGCGGCCTCCAGCAACATCCCGACTCGGAACGACTGCAGACCCGGCAACTGGACCTGCTACTCAACACCCGTGATTTCCAGGGCGCCATAGACGTGCTCGAAGCCCGCGAACGCTTGAGCGGCGGCCAGCAACTGGAACTGGCCAACCTCTACTGGCGCACACGACGGCCGGAACAGGCCTTTGAGCGGCTGGATTTCGATGCGGAGGACCCCGCGATTGATGCCGAACGGCGCGCCCTACGCCTGCGTTTAGGCACCTATCTCGGTCGTGTGGATCAGATTCGGGCTGACTACCAGGCCCTTATGGCGGATGTGGACAACGCCTCGCCGGAACTTCAGGAGCAATTGCTCAGTCTGGCCGTGGTGTTCGAGGATTTCGCGACCGCCAGCCGCCTCAGTACGCTACGCTATGAAACAACCGGCGTGCCCCGTTACCTCGCCTATAGGGCCGAGTACCAGGCGGCCATGGAAAATTGGGCGGCGCTGGAAGATACCCTGGACCAGTGGCTGGCGGTAGAACCAACCACAGAACGGTCACCACGCTATTGGATGCTGCGGGCCTTGGCCCATCACCAGCAGGGCGAGATTATTGCAGCCAACCAGGCCTATCGTCGCGCCTACCGGCTCCAGCCGGAGGACCGCGATGTGCTCACCGGTTGGGCCTGGCTACAAATGAGCGATGTAGACCAATTCCGCGACACGCTTCCCCACCTACTGGCACATCTGTCCCAGGAGCCGGACACGGAAACCTATCCGGTACTGGCCTATGGTTACAGCGCCCTGGGTGAGGCCTGGCAAGCCCGCCAGTGGTTCCTGCGCGGCCTGCCCCGGCATCGGGACGAGCCGGATTGGATCTGGTCCACCGCCAATATCCTCGAACAAACCGGTAACCCAAGTGCTGCGATGGCGCTCCTGGCGGAGCTGGATCCACAGGATTTCAGCAATCCGGACACCCGCGCGGCGGTCTATCGCAGCCGTGGCCTGGACCGCCAGGCCCGTCAGCTATTGCTTCGCCCCATTACGGCGGATGCCGACAATCCAGCACAACTAAGGCGCGCCCTCGGCAACCAGGCGCAAACCGACGACAACGCGCTGCTGGCCGAAACCTGGTATGCGCGATCCGGCTTAACGGATGCAAGCCCACTCTACGCAACGCCGGAGAGCCGCGAGGAACAGGCCACGCGATTGAACCGACAGCTCGATACACTCGAATCACCGCAGACAGGGGAGGCCGCGCGACAACGACTGAGAGATACCGTATACCTCCACCAGCAGTTTCCCCGCAGTATCCAATTGGGCAGCGACTGGCAGGACCTCGGCAATTTCCGCGTGCATCGTGCAAGCGCCAACGGTCTTTACGCAGTAGAACATTTTACACTTGAGGGTGAGCTCCGATCACTGGATGCCAGTGGCTCCGGTCGTTTGCTGCAGAAACCCGAGCACGCAACCGAGGCGGGCGTCGCAATCACGATTCCCGGCAACGGTTTGGACGTAACCGTGGGCGCGGAACAATTGGCCCGCCCAGATGGCTACGACACGGCGTGGCAACTGGAGACCCGCTGGCAACCGGCGGATCGCTGGTCGGTCAGTCTCGGGCTGGGCCGCAACGAACGCGCACCGGACAGCGCCGAATCCTGGTGGCTGGTCGGCCGCGATCGGGAGTACCTCGGGGCCAGCTACAGTCCATGGTCACGCCTGAGCCTGTACGCTGAGGTGGCTGCCCTGCACCACCACAGCGAAGACGGCGATAACCTCGGCGACGGCCACAGCGCCAGCCTGACTAGCAGCTACACCCTGTGGCGCGAAGACCCGGCCTTCACGTTAAGCGCCGGCTACCAACGCCAATCCCTGGACCTGACCACGCAGTTGCCAGCCAGTGTCCAGGCCGACCTGGACACGCCGCTGGAGCCTGCCAGCCTGTTGACCGAAGACTACGAGCGCCTCGGCATTGCTGCCCGCTGGAATCACGGCGAGCCGCACGCTCGATACCGTACCGCACCTTCGCCCCGGGCCTTCTTGGAAATCGGGGGCGGTTATGTGCTATCCACGGAAACACCGGAAATCGGAATCGGTGCTGGCGTGGGCTGGACGCTGTTCGGTGATGACGAACTGGCCCTGTCCGGCCGCTGGACCTCCGAAGGTCTGGATGGCAGCGGCAGGGCGGACCTGAACCTGACCTACACGATTTTCCCTGGTCGTTAA
- a CDS encoding PelD GGDEF domain-containing protein, producing MDSLEHTAERARQVGQTLRWFEMLVITGICFALGAWNRPEDPFYLSGNFPWPVLGPLLVGLRYGFFLSLVASILIVAGLGVYQRYLAPTSEPYPFIWAVGILAVSLLAGEFRDYWERRRAKLEASNDYREARLEEFTRNYYLLKVSHDRLEQQLAGSSRSLREALRRLYGELGQDTAAGLTRGRASAMLQLLARYGQIQIAGVFPVIDGQAGNEPLATVGNVKPLPGNDPLIQHALAEAKLISIQSEYRQRQPDMDTRFLAVIPFIDANGHINALCAIEAMPFFSFEPQTLRFLAILAGHMADLVVEQEDTSPTDTPELRHLRHQLARVGRDAEDFELPAALVALHMPAGLRAQQVAEHIKRVRRGLDLIHEVHDDDRHTVIVLMPLTDELGRAGYIQRLEDGIREQLGISLHDAEGELQVLQVAQKQAAETWLQEALDHGR from the coding sequence ATGGATAGTCTCGAGCATACCGCCGAACGCGCGCGCCAGGTCGGCCAGACCCTGCGCTGGTTCGAGATGCTGGTCATTACCGGCATCTGCTTTGCCCTGGGCGCATGGAACCGGCCGGAGGACCCTTTCTACCTCAGTGGCAACTTTCCCTGGCCCGTCCTCGGTCCGCTACTGGTGGGCCTGCGTTACGGCTTCTTCCTGTCGCTGGTGGCTTCGATCCTGATCGTCGCTGGGCTGGGGGTCTATCAGCGCTACCTGGCGCCGACCAGCGAGCCTTATCCCTTTATCTGGGCCGTAGGCATCCTGGCGGTCAGCCTGCTGGCGGGGGAATTCCGCGATTACTGGGAACGACGGCGGGCCAAGCTCGAAGCTTCCAACGACTATCGCGAGGCGCGGTTGGAAGAATTCACCCGCAACTACTACCTACTGAAAGTCTCCCATGATCGGCTGGAGCAACAACTGGCAGGCAGTTCCCGCAGCCTGCGCGAGGCCCTGCGCCGCCTTTACGGCGAGCTGGGGCAGGATACCGCCGCCGGCCTCACCCGAGGGCGGGCCAGCGCCATGCTGCAGTTACTGGCCCGTTACGGTCAGATCCAGATTGCCGGGGTCTTCCCGGTTATTGACGGCCAGGCGGGCAACGAACCCCTGGCGACCGTGGGTAACGTCAAGCCGCTGCCCGGCAACGACCCATTGATCCAACATGCCCTGGCCGAAGCCAAACTTATTTCAATCCAGAGCGAATACCGCCAGCGCCAGCCGGACATGGATACCCGATTCCTGGCGGTAATCCCATTTATCGATGCCAACGGTCACATCAACGCCCTGTGCGCCATCGAGGCGATGCCGTTCTTCAGCTTCGAGCCACAGACCCTGCGGTTCCTGGCGATCCTGGCGGGGCATATGGCGGACCTGGTGGTCGAGCAGGAAGATACCTCCCCGACCGACACGCCGGAGTTGCGGCACCTGCGCCACCAGTTGGCCCGCGTGGGCCGGGACGCCGAAGACTTCGAGCTGCCGGCAGCGCTAGTCGCCCTGCACATGCCGGCAGGACTGCGCGCACAGCAGGTGGCTGAGCATATCAAACGTGTCCGTCGGGGACTGGACCTGATCCATGAGGTCCACGACGACGACCGACATACGGTCATCGTGTTGATGCCGCTTACCGACGAGCTGGGTCGGGCCGGCTACATCCAGCGCCTCGAAGATGGTATCCGCGAACAGTTGGGCATCTCGCTGCACGACGCGGAAGGCGAGCTCCAGGTTCTCCAGGTTGCCCAAAAGCAGGCCGCCGAAACCTGGTTGCAGGAGGCGCTCGATCATGGGCGGTAA
- a CDS encoding HEAT repeat domain-containing protein, translated as MGGNWLIVQAVALETAAIVGLMSPLPGEAQLLAYLAGHALACALLSLVLLRLLPKRYRDSPRRAALFLFSLQFGIPFIGSIGVAVGVLLALYLPRSEREVPWQEIAIPELPYRPIDMGLQMVYSQGGLRQILREAGDPDKRLKALLATRQMQDRDAVEILREALTDKVDDVRLLAYSMLEQKEKTLTHRANRLQQSLTEASEEQTMPLQRRLAQIWWEMGYLGLAQGGLRIHYLKNAEDMLQRLVARRPQHNDWRLLGRVELELGNMDAARDAFTAALENGAPEDLIRPYLAEVAFHERNFEQVRTELAACSPSTQNPGIRSLVEAWL; from the coding sequence ATGGGCGGTAACTGGCTGATTGTACAGGCTGTAGCGCTGGAAACAGCGGCCATCGTGGGCCTGATGTCGCCCCTGCCCGGCGAGGCACAGTTGCTGGCGTACCTCGCCGGCCATGCCCTCGCCTGCGCGCTGCTTTCGCTGGTCCTGTTGCGACTGTTGCCAAAGCGTTACCGCGACTCGCCCCGGCGCGCGGCGTTATTCCTGTTCAGCCTGCAATTCGGGATTCCGTTCATCGGCAGCATTGGTGTTGCCGTTGGGGTACTGCTGGCGCTGTACCTGCCGCGGTCGGAACGGGAAGTGCCCTGGCAGGAGATCGCCATCCCCGAACTGCCCTACCGGCCTATCGATATGGGCTTGCAGATGGTCTACAGCCAGGGCGGCCTGCGCCAGATCCTGCGCGAGGCAGGCGATCCCGACAAACGCCTGAAGGCCCTGCTGGCTACCCGCCAGATGCAGGACCGCGACGCAGTGGAAATTCTCCGCGAAGCCTTGACGGACAAGGTGGATGACGTGCGCCTGCTGGCCTACTCCATGCTGGAGCAGAAGGAAAAGACGTTGACCCACCGCGCCAATCGCCTCCAGCAGTCCCTGACCGAGGCTTCGGAAGAACAGACCATGCCCCTGCAACGCCGCCTGGCCCAGATCTGGTGGGAAATGGGCTACCTCGGACTGGCCCAGGGCGGTCTGCGTATCCACTACCTGAAGAACGCCGAAGACATGCTGCAGCGGCTGGTTGCCCGTCGCCCCCAGCATAACGACTGGCGCTTGCTGGGCCGTGTGGAGCTGGAGCTAGGCAACATGGACGCCGCCCGTGATGCGTTTACAGCCGCACTGGAGAACGGCGCTCCGGAAGATTTGATCCGCCCATACCTGGCGGAAGTGGCATTCCACGAGCGCAACTTCGAGCAGGTGCGTACCGAGCTGGCGGCTTGCTCGCCCAGCACCCAAAACCCCGGCATCCGGTCGCTGGTCGAAGCCTGGCTGTGA
- the pelF gene encoding GT4 family glycosyltransferase PelF, whose protein sequence is MSPKLKKSPEHPVIADIALLLEGTYPFIRGGVSSWVHQIITGLPEFTFALVFLGGERSHYGKQQYTLPDNVKHLEVHYLMDSDTRGQPRSRRGNRAAFTAQHELHEGFKSGEPVAPEILHQVFSDLGRRGGISREDFLFSEPSWEMIDDNYRRYCTEPSFVDYFWSVRIMHAPLFQLAEIARKMPRVRMLHSISTGYAGLLGAIAADQRNLPFALSEHGIYTKERKIDLSQAQWIHDPTDQVSGTLNEEVGYIRRMWIRFFEALGRLTYQQADPIVALYRGNQQRQWQDGAPRERTSIIPNGIDPARFHAVREARPDHIPRVLGLVGRVVPIKDIKTFIRAMRTVCDEMPEAEGWIVGPEDEDVDYVTECKELVVSLDLKDKVKFLGFQNINDILPKLGLMVLTSISEALPLVILEAHAAGLPCLATDVGACRELLEGASEEDRALGASGAIVPIADPEATAREATRLLEDEDIWYAAQKSGLARVEAFYTLDSMFGAYRDIYREALED, encoded by the coding sequence ATGAGCCCGAAACTGAAAAAGTCACCCGAGCACCCCGTCATCGCCGATATCGCGCTGTTGCTCGAGGGTACCTATCCGTTTATCCGCGGCGGTGTCTCCTCATGGGTTCACCAGATTATCACCGGACTGCCGGAGTTCACCTTCGCCCTGGTATTCCTCGGCGGCGAACGTAGCCACTACGGCAAGCAGCAATACACCCTGCCGGACAACGTCAAACACCTCGAAGTCCATTACCTGATGGACAGCGATACCCGCGGCCAGCCCCGCTCGCGCCGCGGTAACCGGGCCGCGTTCACCGCCCAGCACGAGCTGCATGAGGGTTTCAAGTCCGGCGAGCCGGTGGCGCCGGAGATCCTGCATCAGGTGTTCTCGGACCTGGGCCGCCGCGGTGGAATCAGCCGTGAGGATTTCCTGTTCAGCGAACCCAGTTGGGAGATGATCGACGACAACTACCGACGTTACTGCACCGAACCGTCGTTCGTGGACTACTTCTGGTCCGTGCGGATTATGCATGCGCCGCTGTTCCAACTCGCGGAGATTGCCCGCAAGATGCCGCGGGTGCGCATGCTGCACTCGATCTCCACCGGCTATGCCGGCCTGCTCGGAGCCATCGCGGCCGACCAGCGCAATCTCCCTTTTGCCTTGTCGGAACACGGTATCTATACCAAGGAGCGCAAGATCGACCTGTCCCAGGCCCAGTGGATCCATGACCCCACGGACCAGGTGAGCGGCACGCTCAACGAGGAGGTCGGCTATATCCGCCGCATGTGGATCCGCTTCTTCGAAGCGTTGGGCCGGCTGACCTACCAGCAGGCCGATCCCATCGTCGCACTCTACCGCGGCAACCAGCAGCGCCAGTGGCAGGATGGCGCCCCCCGGGAGCGCACCAGCATCATTCCCAACGGTATCGATCCGGCCCGTTTCCATGCGGTGCGCGAAGCCCGCCCCGACCACATTCCCAGGGTGCTGGGACTGGTGGGCCGGGTGGTGCCGATCAAGGACATCAAGACCTTTATCCGCGCCATGCGCACGGTCTGCGACGAGATGCCGGAGGCCGAGGGCTGGATCGTCGGCCCCGAGGACGAGGACGTGGACTACGTCACCGAGTGCAAGGAGCTGGTGGTAAGTCTCGACTTGAAGGACAAGGTGAAATTCCTCGGCTTCCAGAACATCAACGACATCCTGCCCAAACTGGGACTGATGGTGCTGACGTCGATTTCCGAGGCGCTACCGCTGGTCATCCTGGAGGCCCACGCCGCCGGCCTTCCCTGCCTCGCCACCGATGTGGGCGCCTGCAGGGAACTGCTGGAGGGCGCCAGCGAAGAGGACCGCGCGTTGGGGGCGAGCGGCGCGATCGTCCCCATTGCCGACCCTGAGGCCACCGCCCGGGAGGCGACCCGTCTGCTTGAAGATGAGGACATCTGGTATGCCGCGCAGAAGTCCGGGCTGGCCCGGGTGGAGGCCTTCTACACCCTGGACAGCATGTTCGGTGCCTACCGTGACATCTACCGCGAGGCGCTGGAGGACTGA